A genomic window from Flavobacterium johnsoniae includes:
- a CDS encoding RagB/SusD family nutrient uptake outer membrane protein, translated as MKKIIIITAAFLGLVFTACENELDLNSPNDITTDQYWKTESDAQAGVNSIYAMFYKDGLWARWMYFRLDLTSDEGYSVSPWTELADWTRFNYINYNFWEGNSVTWRDTYKAIFRCNQVLANVPNITFQNEDDKKKIIAQAKFFRALNYYYAAVIWEDIPLVLDPSTPADLPKQVKVAEIWAQVEKDLNEAYADLPPSWSQDQLGRPDKGAAQAFLAKTYMQQHKWAEAKTALEYLISGAGAKYSLVSNYRDNFTDVNENNSESVFEIQFGDQRKGGTGEDQNAAVSSNRCQFFAPRGIGWSDGQARFWLVNAFKQEKNKDGNLDIRLRWTLYYPQLLADFGDKTYNRNWEWNNDEAWFRKGSRDYYRDNEDYYSQVNYRLVRYGDILLRYAEVLNELGNTAQAYQYVDMVRARVNMNTLAVAHPEIGNNHDLFLERLKTERVLELCGESVRWEDLKRWGDLDSQASVDKISLRDPDFKNFKVGKNHRMPIPQVDVDNNPNLEQNSGY; from the coding sequence ATGAAAAAAATAATAATAATAACCGCAGCTTTTTTAGGTCTTGTTTTTACAGCTTGTGAAAACGAATTAGACTTAAATAGCCCAAATGATATAACGACCGACCAGTATTGGAAAACGGAAAGTGATGCGCAAGCAGGTGTTAACTCAATTTATGCCATGTTTTACAAAGATGGTCTTTGGGCAAGATGGATGTATTTCCGTTTAGATTTAACTTCTGATGAAGGTTATAGTGTGAGTCCGTGGACAGAATTAGCAGATTGGACAAGATTCAACTATATCAATTATAACTTTTGGGAAGGAAATTCAGTTACATGGAGAGATACTTACAAAGCCATTTTTAGATGTAATCAGGTTTTAGCAAATGTTCCGAATATCACATTCCAAAACGAAGATGATAAAAAGAAAATTATAGCTCAGGCTAAGTTTTTCAGAGCATTAAATTACTATTATGCTGCTGTAATCTGGGAAGATATTCCGTTGGTTTTAGATCCATCTACACCAGCAGATTTACCAAAACAAGTAAAAGTAGCCGAAATATGGGCTCAAGTTGAAAAAGATTTAAATGAGGCTTATGCCGATTTGCCGCCTAGCTGGTCACAAGACCAATTGGGAAGACCAGACAAAGGTGCAGCACAAGCTTTTTTAGCCAAAACCTATATGCAGCAGCACAAATGGGCAGAAGCAAAAACGGCTTTAGAATATTTAATTTCTGGAGCAGGAGCGAAGTATAGCCTTGTGTCTAACTACAGAGACAATTTTACAGATGTAAATGAAAACAACAGCGAATCTGTTTTTGAAATCCAGTTTGGAGATCAAAGAAAAGGAGGAACTGGAGAAGATCAAAATGCGGCAGTTTCTAGTAACCGTTGTCAGTTTTTTGCACCAAGAGGAATTGGATGGTCTGATGGACAGGCACGTTTTTGGTTAGTTAATGCTTTCAAGCAAGAAAAAAACAAAGACGGAAATCTTGATATTCGTTTGAGATGGACTTTGTATTACCCACAATTATTAGCTGATTTCGGTGATAAAACATACAACAGAAATTGGGAATGGAATAATGATGAGGCTTGGTTTAGAAAAGGAAGTCGTGATTATTACAGAGATAATGAAGATTATTACAGCCAAGTTAACTACAGATTAGTTCGTTACGGAGATATTTTATTGCGTTATGCTGAAGTTTTAAACGAATTAGGAAATACTGCTCAGGCTTATCAATATGTAGATATGGTAAGAGCTCGTGTAAACATGAACACATTGGCTGTTGCGCATCCTGAAATAGGAAACAATCATGATTTATTCTTAGAGCGTTTAAAAACAGAAAGAGTTTTAGAATTGTGCGGCGAAAGTGTTCGTTGGGAAGATTTAAAACGTTGGGGAGACTTAGATTCTCAGGCTTCTGTTGATAAAATTTCGCTTCGTGATCCTGATTTCAAAAACTTTAAAGTTGGTAAAAACCATAGAATGCCAATTCCACAAGTGGATGTAGATAATAACCCAAATCTAGAGCAAAATTCTGGATACTAA
- a CDS encoding cellulase family glycosylhydrolase: protein MKKVKLCLTFMLAGLVLLSCNNKKSNPEENKAETASVEKREIWTKEQANDWYAKQPWLVGANYSPSTAINQLEMWQEDTFDPKRIDQELGWAEGLGMNVMRVYLHDLLHEQDPEGLYKRMDTFLGIADKHHIKTLFVLFDSCWDPFPALGKQRAPKPHTHNSGWVQSPGQKVLQDKTQYPRLEKYVKETVAKFKDDNRILGWDVWNEPDNMTGPSYEKVEIKNKVDLILPLLKDVFVWARESNPSQPLTSGVWVGDWSDEAKMKPMHKMQIEQSDIVSFHNYDKPQDFERVVKQLQRYGKPLICTEYMARPNGSTFEGFLPLARKYNVGMINWGFVDGKTQTKYAWDSWTKTYTAEPKLWFHDVLHTDGTPYIKAETDLIKKMTSEANKKN, encoded by the coding sequence ATGAAGAAAGTAAAATTGTGTCTGACATTTATGTTGGCAGGACTAGTATTGCTTAGCTGCAACAACAAAAAAAGTAATCCTGAAGAAAATAAAGCCGAAACGGCTTCAGTTGAAAAAAGAGAAATCTGGACCAAAGAACAGGCTAATGATTGGTACGCAAAACAACCATGGTTAGTTGGAGCAAATTATTCTCCTAGCACAGCTATAAATCAGTTAGAGATGTGGCAGGAAGATACTTTTGATCCAAAAAGAATTGATCAGGAATTGGGTTGGGCAGAAGGTCTTGGTATGAATGTAATGCGTGTATATCTGCACGATTTATTGCATGAGCAAGATCCAGAAGGACTTTACAAACGCATGGATACTTTCTTAGGAATTGCAGATAAACATCATATTAAAACGCTTTTTGTTTTGTTTGATTCTTGTTGGGATCCGTTTCCGGCTTTAGGAAAACAACGTGCTCCAAAACCGCATACACACAATTCTGGATGGGTTCAGAGTCCAGGCCAAAAAGTGCTTCAAGATAAAACACAATATCCTCGTTTAGAGAAATATGTAAAAGAAACAGTAGCAAAATTCAAAGACGATAACCGTATTTTAGGTTGGGATGTTTGGAACGAACCAGATAATATGACTGGACCATCTTACGAAAAAGTAGAAATCAAAAATAAAGTAGATTTGATTTTACCGCTTTTAAAAGACGTTTTTGTATGGGCTAGAGAAAGCAATCCTTCACAGCCATTAACTTCTGGAGTTTGGGTTGGAGATTGGAGCGATGAAGCTAAAATGAAGCCAATGCATAAAATGCAAATTGAACAATCTGATATTGTTTCTTTCCACAATTATGACAAACCGCAAGATTTTGAAAGAGTTGTAAAACAATTACAACGTTATGGAAAACCATTAATCTGTACAGAATATATGGCAAGACCAAACGGAAGTACTTTTGAAGGATTTTTACCTCTTGCAAGAAAATACAATGTTGGTATGATCAACTGGGGATTTGTAGATGGAAAAACTCAAACAAAATATGCTTGGGACAGCTGGACTAAAACCTACACTGCAGAACCGAAATTATGGTTTCACGATGTATTGCACACAGATGGAACTCCTTACATAAAAGCCGAAACAGATTTAATCAAAAAAATGACTTCTGAGGCGAATAAGAAGAATTAG
- a CDS encoding glycoside hydrolase family 43 protein, with product MKKNTIKKLLLITAIVIGFPAKAQQPDPPGQVSGNEKPKNEAYLFAHMTHNDYGRLYYSVSLDGLHWENLYGGKRVFEEYKGHPDICKGPDGKYYIAGNTGDDAKAINIWVSDDLITWKKHSDYTPDLKSTPDYSNALQRIGAPKLYYDKDSQKFIMTWHTPHLEGIKGDGERYWRSQRTLYVLSKDLKTFEGPPNRLFDWDMGTIDVFIRKVGDSYYAIIKDETYPTLYWTTGKTIRIAKSKSLLGPYSLPQQSISPNFREAPMLIPSPDDKIWYMYYEQYPGVSYGLSIADNLNGPWFQASGYTFFSDWDKYSLPEKVRHGCMITISKKEYDSLVKKFGK from the coding sequence ATGAAAAAAAACACAATAAAAAAACTTCTTTTAATAACGGCAATTGTGATAGGTTTTCCTGCGAAAGCGCAACAGCCAGATCCGCCTGGGCAAGTTTCAGGAAATGAAAAACCGAAAAACGAAGCCTACCTTTTTGCGCACATGACGCACAACGATTATGGCAGATTGTACTATTCTGTAAGTTTAGACGGTCTTCATTGGGAAAATTTATACGGCGGGAAACGAGTTTTTGAAGAATATAAAGGACATCCTGATATCTGCAAAGGTCCAGACGGTAAATATTACATCGCAGGAAATACTGGAGACGATGCAAAAGCAATCAATATTTGGGTTTCGGATGATTTGATTACTTGGAAAAAACATTCGGATTATACGCCAGATTTAAAAAGTACGCCAGATTATTCAAACGCTTTACAGCGAATTGGCGCTCCAAAATTATATTACGACAAGGATTCTCAAAAGTTCATTATGACTTGGCATACGCCACATTTAGAAGGAATTAAAGGAGATGGAGAACGTTATTGGAGAAGTCAGAGAACGCTTTATGTTTTGTCTAAAGATTTAAAAACTTTTGAAGGACCGCCAAATCGCTTATTTGATTGGGATATGGGAACAATCGATGTTTTTATTCGTAAAGTTGGAGATTCTTATTACGCCATTATTAAAGACGAAACTTATCCAACTTTGTATTGGACAACAGGAAAAACAATCCGAATTGCCAAATCAAAATCCCTTTTAGGACCTTATTCTTTGCCCCAGCAATCTATCAGTCCAAACTTCAGAGAAGCTCCAATGTTGATTCCTTCTCCAGATGATAAAATATGGTATATGTATTACGAACAATATCCAGGAGTTTCATACGGATTATCGATTGCAGATAATTTAAACGGACCTTGGTTTCAAGCTTCAGGCTACACTTTTTTCTCCGATTGGGATAAATACAGTCTTCCAGAAAAAGTACGTCACGGCTGCATGATTACAATCTCTAAAAAAGAATACGACAGTTTAGTGAAGAAATTCGGTAAATAA
- a CDS encoding glycoside hydrolase family 2 protein, whose translation MKRKSILFLALFSMLAVNAQWKPQGDKIKTKWAEQVDSKKPLPEYPRPIMERGQWKNLNGLWNYKIQEFGKAAPSKYDGQILVPFAVESSLSGVMKEVGSKNELWYETNFSIESGWNGKNILLHFGAVDWKTEIFINDIKVGSHTGGYTPFSFDITPFIKKGNTQKLVVKVWDPSNDGPQPRGKQVKNPEGIWYTPVTGIWQTVWIEPVNAKNITDLRTTPNIDQNTISIKADVKGADTGDLVEISVLDNGNEIAKEKAVVGESADIVLNSPKLWSPESPFLYQTKIRLISKNKVVDEVKSYFAMRKISSKRDENGVMRMQLNNKDYFQFGPLDQGWWPEGLYTAPTDEALKYDIVKTKELGFNMIRKHVKVEPERWYTHCDQLGILVWQDMPSGDDQPIWQDKKYFEGTELQRTPKSQEIYKKEWKEIMDHLYSYPSIVVWVPFNEAWGQFKTVEITEWTKNYDPSRLINSSSGGNHFQTGDILDLHKYPAPELYLYDARRVTVLGEYGGIGLPLEGHLWRANDNWGYVKFKNQAEVTAEYVKYAEILKNLVKTGFSAAVYTQTTDVEGEVNGFMTYDRKVDKMDFKAVNKINTEVINALNQK comes from the coding sequence ATGAAAAGAAAAAGTATCCTTTTTTTAGCCTTGTTTTCAATGTTGGCAGTAAATGCACAATGGAAACCGCAAGGAGATAAAATCAAGACAAAATGGGCCGAACAAGTAGATTCTAAGAAACCGCTTCCAGAATATCCTCGTCCGATTATGGAACGCGGACAATGGAAAAATCTAAATGGTTTATGGAATTATAAAATTCAGGAATTCGGAAAAGCGGCGCCTTCAAAATACGATGGACAGATTTTAGTTCCGTTTGCGGTAGAATCAAGTCTTTCTGGAGTTATGAAAGAAGTTGGTTCAAAGAATGAGCTTTGGTACGAAACCAATTTTTCAATTGAATCGGGCTGGAACGGAAAAAACATCTTGCTTCATTTTGGAGCGGTTGATTGGAAAACGGAAATTTTTATTAATGATATAAAAGTAGGTTCGCATACTGGCGGATATACACCTTTTTCATTTGATATTACGCCTTTCATTAAAAAAGGAAACACTCAAAAATTGGTTGTAAAAGTTTGGGATCCTTCAAACGACGGGCCTCAACCAAGAGGGAAACAAGTTAAAAATCCAGAAGGGATTTGGTATACGCCCGTTACTGGAATCTGGCAAACGGTTTGGATTGAGCCTGTAAATGCCAAAAATATTACAGATTTAAGAACAACTCCAAACATCGATCAAAACACAATTAGTATTAAAGCTGATGTAAAAGGAGCAGATACTGGAGATTTAGTTGAAATTTCAGTTTTAGATAACGGAAATGAAATTGCAAAAGAAAAAGCAGTTGTAGGCGAAAGTGCTGATATTGTTTTGAATTCGCCAAAATTATGGTCGCCAGAAAGTCCGTTTTTATATCAGACTAAAATTCGCTTAATCAGCAAAAATAAAGTGGTTGACGAAGTGAAAAGCTATTTTGCTATGCGTAAGATTTCATCAAAAAGAGATGAAAATGGCGTTATGAGAATGCAATTAAATAACAAAGATTATTTCCAATTCGGACCTTTAGATCAAGGTTGGTGGCCAGAAGGACTTTACACAGCGCCAACTGACGAAGCTTTAAAATATGATATTGTTAAAACTAAAGAATTAGGTTTTAATATGATTCGTAAACACGTAAAAGTAGAACCAGAACGTTGGTACACACATTGCGATCAATTAGGAATTTTAGTTTGGCAAGATATGCCAAGTGGTGACGATCAGCCGATTTGGCAAGATAAAAAGTATTTTGAAGGAACAGAATTACAGCGTACTCCAAAATCTCAAGAAATCTACAAAAAAGAATGGAAAGAAATTATGGATCACTTGTATTCTTATCCAAGTATCGTAGTTTGGGTTCCTTTTAATGAAGCTTGGGGACAGTTTAAAACTGTTGAAATTACAGAATGGACTAAAAATTACGATCCGAGCCGTTTGATTAATTCTTCAAGTGGAGGAAATCACTTTCAAACAGGAGATATTTTAGATTTACACAAATATCCAGCGCCAGAATTGTATTTATATGATGCCAGAAGGGTAACTGTTTTAGGCGAATACGGCGGAATCGGTCTTCCTCTTGAAGGTCATTTATGGAGAGCAAATGACAACTGGGGGTATGTGAAATTTAAAAATCAAGCAGAAGTTACTGCTGAATATGTAAAATACGCTGAAATCCTTAAAAACTTAGTAAAAACAGGATTTTCAGCAGCAGTTTACACGCAAACAACCGATGTTGAAGGAGAAGTAAACGGTTTCATGACTTACGACAGAAAAGTAGACAAAATGGATTTTAAAGCGGTAAATAAAATTAACACAGAAGTTATTAATGCTTTGAATCAGAAATAA
- a CDS encoding glycoside hydrolase family 43 protein — protein MKKYIILLLLTTIGFAQQKTFKNPILPSGADPYSTYYKGYYYYTNTLGNKLVLWKTKDLSDIKNAESKVIWTPPKNTNYSAEIWAPEFHIINGKWYCYFAADNGDNNNHRMYVLENKSSDPFKGNFEFKGKIAAKTDKWAIDGNVFEHKKQLYMIWAGWEGDTNGQQNIYIAKMKNPLEIDGDRVLLSSPTNDWETHGALHDDVNPPQVNVNEGPQFLERNGKIFIVFSASGCWTDFYSLGLLSFNGDDNLLDPKAWKKSPEPIFKQSDKNKVYAPGHNSFFKSPDGKEDWILYHANSNPGEGCGNKRSPRMQKINWDANGFPVLGEPVSEDTPLAIPSK, from the coding sequence ATGAAAAAATACATCATCCTTTTGCTGCTCACAACAATAGGTTTTGCACAGCAAAAAACCTTCAAAAATCCAATACTGCCATCTGGCGCAGATCCATACAGCACGTATTACAAAGGGTATTATTATTATACCAATACACTCGGAAATAAATTGGTTTTATGGAAAACAAAAGACCTATCTGATATCAAAAATGCAGAAAGCAAAGTCATTTGGACACCGCCTAAAAACACGAATTATTCGGCAGAAATCTGGGCTCCAGAATTTCATATCATAAACGGAAAATGGTATTGTTATTTCGCCGCCGATAATGGCGACAACAACAATCACAGAATGTATGTTTTAGAAAACAAATCATCAGATCCGTTTAAGGGAAATTTTGAGTTTAAAGGAAAAATCGCTGCTAAAACAGATAAATGGGCAATTGACGGAAATGTATTTGAACATAAAAAACAGCTTTATATGATTTGGGCTGGTTGGGAAGGCGACACCAACGGTCAGCAAAATATTTACATTGCTAAAATGAAAAATCCATTAGAAATTGATGGTGATCGCGTATTGCTTTCTTCACCAACAAACGATTGGGAAACGCACGGAGCTTTGCACGATGATGTAAATCCGCCACAAGTAAATGTAAATGAAGGGCCTCAATTTTTAGAAAGAAACGGTAAAATTTTCATTGTGTTTTCAGCAAGTGGTTGTTGGACAGATTTCTATTCTTTAGGGCTATTATCGTTTAATGGCGATGATAATTTATTAGATCCAAAAGCATGGAAAAAATCTCCTGAACCAATCTTTAAGCAATCAGATAAAAACAAAGTTTACGCACCAGGACATAATTCATTTTTTAAATCTCCAGACGGAAAAGAAGATTGGATTTTATACCACGCCAATTCAAACCCTGGCGAAGGTTGCGGAAATAAAAGATCGCCAAGAATGCAGAAAATTAATTGGGATGCAAACGGATTTCCAGTTTTAGGAGAACCAGTAAGTGAAGACACGCCACTAGCAATTCCATCAAAATAA
- a CDS encoding aldose epimerase family protein: MKNIQIAAVVMLALFQFSCKDGKKEETVSKENTEIKTDSVKTVLETKDFDTIIDGKKVALYWIENKGIKAAFTNYGGRLVGLWVADKNGKQTDVVVGMNSAKGFKNSTEPYFGATIGRVGNRIGKGKFTLEGKQYQVPLNNGKNALHGGVKGFQDVVWNAEKTDEKTLVLTYTSPDGEQGFPGNLSVKVTYTLTDDNSIKMEYEATTDKTTVVNLTNHAFFNLNGEGSGTILNHELQIFANEFTPVDEGLIPSGELKAVKNTPFDFTSKHTIGERIEAKDEQLKFGKGYDHNYVLNGTKKDGFIHAATIKGDASGITLDVYTEEPGLQFYSGNFMQSKNTFKSGAKDDFRTAFALETQHFPDAPNQPKFASITLKKGERYHTVSLYKFSVQK; this comes from the coding sequence ATGAAAAATATTCAAATCGCTGCCGTTGTGATGCTTGCACTTTTTCAGTTTAGCTGCAAAGACGGTAAAAAAGAAGAAACAGTTTCAAAAGAAAATACAGAAATCAAAACAGATTCTGTAAAAACAGTTTTAGAAACTAAAGATTTTGACACTATTATTGATGGTAAAAAAGTGGCTTTATATTGGATTGAAAACAAAGGAATAAAAGCTGCTTTTACTAATTATGGAGGAAGATTAGTTGGACTTTGGGTTGCTGATAAAAATGGAAAACAAACCGATGTTGTAGTTGGAATGAACAGTGCAAAAGGTTTTAAAAATTCAACAGAACCGTATTTTGGAGCTACCATTGGAAGAGTTGGAAACAGAATTGGTAAAGGAAAATTTACTTTAGAAGGAAAGCAATATCAAGTTCCATTAAATAATGGAAAAAACGCTTTGCATGGAGGAGTAAAAGGTTTTCAGGATGTTGTTTGGAATGCTGAAAAAACAGACGAAAAAACTTTGGTTTTAACGTATACATCTCCAGATGGCGAACAAGGTTTTCCTGGAAATTTGTCAGTAAAAGTAACGTATACGCTTACAGATGATAATTCGATAAAAATGGAATATGAGGCAACTACAGACAAAACAACTGTGGTTAACTTAACAAATCATGCGTTTTTTAATTTGAATGGAGAAGGAAGCGGAACCATTTTAAATCACGAATTACAGATTTTTGCAAACGAATTTACCCCAGTTGATGAAGGTTTGATTCCGAGTGGAGAATTAAAAGCTGTAAAGAATACACCTTTCGATTTTACTTCAAAGCATACAATCGGAGAAAGAATCGAAGCAAAAGACGAACAATTGAAATTTGGTAAAGGTTACGACCATAATTATGTCTTAAACGGAACTAAAAAAGATGGCTTTATTCATGCCGCAACCATAAAAGGAGATGCTTCAGGAATTACTTTAGATGTTTACACAGAAGAACCTGGTCTTCAATTTTATAGTGGAAATTTTATGCAGAGTAAAAACACCTTTAAATCAGGAGCAAAAGACGATTTTAGAACTGCTTTTGCTTTAGAAACGCAACATTTTCCAGATGCTCCAAATCAGCCAAAATTTGCTTCTATAACTTTGAAGAAAGGAGAGAGGTATCACACAGTTTCTTTATATAAATTTTCAGTTCAGAAGTAA
- a CDS encoding glycoside hydrolase family 43 protein, translating into MKRYFNLFLLVFILNWCDSKAQNLKETTFQNPVYKSDFADPTVIKTADGFFYAYGTNTNVSGKEIHIQIIKSQNLVDWIFVGDALPVKPKWADKDFWAPHVLYDAKLKMYFLYYSGESDSKEGKCLGVAVSKSPTGPFVDKGQPLLCGSGFINIDPMAFDDPKTGKKLLYWGSGFEALKVQELSEDRLSFKAGTSMKILVNPITNNDPANYQNLVEGSWVTYHDGFYYLYYSGDNCCGDKAHYAVMIARSKNAEGPFEALAEAEKKENSVILSKNEKWIAPGHNSVVTDNKGQEWIVYHAIDADNPKGGRIVLIDKIMYKNGWPVINSGSPSVVKISKPIVK; encoded by the coding sequence ATGAAGCGCTATTTCAATCTGTTTCTGCTTGTTTTTATTCTTAATTGGTGTGATTCTAAAGCTCAAAACTTAAAAGAAACCACTTTTCAGAATCCAGTTTACAAAAGTGATTTTGCAGACCCAACTGTCATTAAAACAGCCGATGGATTTTTTTATGCGTACGGAACAAATACGAATGTATCTGGAAAAGAAATTCACATTCAAATAATAAAATCTCAAAACCTTGTCGATTGGATTTTTGTTGGAGACGCACTTCCAGTAAAACCAAAATGGGCAGACAAAGATTTTTGGGCTCCGCATGTTTTATATGATGCAAAACTGAAAATGTACTTTTTGTATTATTCAGGCGAATCAGATTCTAAAGAAGGAAAATGTTTAGGCGTAGCGGTTTCTAAATCTCCGACCGGGCCTTTTGTTGACAAAGGTCAACCTTTACTTTGTGGAAGTGGTTTTATCAACATAGATCCGATGGCATTTGATGATCCGAAAACAGGCAAAAAATTATTGTATTGGGGTTCTGGTTTTGAAGCTTTAAAAGTGCAGGAACTTTCAGAAGATCGTTTGAGTTTTAAAGCAGGAACTTCAATGAAAATATTGGTTAATCCAATCACGAATAATGATCCAGCGAATTACCAAAATTTAGTAGAAGGAAGCTGGGTTACTTATCATGATGGTTTTTATTATCTGTATTATTCTGGAGATAATTGTTGTGGAGATAAAGCGCATTATGCAGTAATGATTGCAAGATCAAAGAACGCTGAAGGTCCTTTTGAGGCTTTAGCGGAAGCAGAAAAAAAAGAAAATAGTGTCATTCTAAGTAAAAATGAAAAATGGATTGCGCCGGGACACAACTCTGTCGTAACCGATAATAAAGGTCAAGAATGGATTGTTTATCATGCAATTGATGCAGATAATCCAAAAGGAGGTAGAATTGTCTTAATTGATAAAATAATGTATAAAAACGGATGGCCAGTTATAAATTCAGGTTCGCCTTCTGTAGTAAAAATTTCAAAACCCATTGTAAAATGA
- a CDS encoding glycoside hydrolase family 43 protein — translation MKKIVCIAALFCVFAACSQEKSTDKPKESKSKAILLADPTIFYNNGQYYLYGTTTGDFPNGEGFQVYTSSDLKAWKGPSGAQNGLALKKGDTFGDKGFWAPQVLSYNNKFYMIYTANENIAVAVSDSPLGPFKSESKEPIIKTGNQIDPFIFIDEDGKKYLYHVRLTNGNRIFVAEINDDLQSIKPETLTECISGVLPWENTQNVSWPVTEGPTVLKHNGLYYMIYSANDFRNPDYAVGYATAKSPLGPWEKAADSPIISRKDVGINGVGHGDVFYDKNGKMKYVLHAHYSNNGVSPRKSAIIDIDFEGNKIKANAKSFYLLQE, via the coding sequence ATGAAAAAAATAGTATGTATAGCGGCTTTGTTTTGCGTTTTTGCAGCATGTTCGCAAGAAAAGAGTACAGATAAACCAAAAGAATCGAAATCGAAAGCTATTTTACTGGCAGATCCGACGATTTTTTATAACAATGGACAATATTATTTGTACGGAACAACTACTGGAGATTTTCCAAACGGAGAAGGTTTTCAAGTTTATACTTCGTCTGATTTAAAAGCATGGAAAGGTCCTTCTGGTGCTCAAAACGGCTTGGCTCTAAAAAAAGGAGATACTTTTGGAGATAAAGGTTTTTGGGCGCCTCAGGTTCTTTCATACAATAATAAATTTTATATGATTTATACGGCAAATGAAAATATTGCAGTTGCGGTGAGTGATAGTCCGCTCGGACCATTTAAAAGTGAATCTAAAGAGCCTATTATCAAAACGGGAAATCAGATTGATCCTTTTATTTTTATTGATGAAGATGGTAAAAAATACCTTTATCATGTTCGTCTAACAAATGGAAACCGAATTTTTGTTGCCGAAATAAATGATGATCTGCAAAGTATTAAACCAGAAACTTTAACGGAATGCATTTCTGGAGTTTTACCTTGGGAAAATACACAAAATGTGAGTTGGCCAGTTACGGAAGGTCCGACGGTTTTAAAACACAATGGTTTGTATTACATGATTTATTCTGCAAACGATTTTAGAAATCCAGATTATGCGGTAGGTTATGCAACGGCTAAAAGTCCGCTTGGTCCTTGGGAAAAAGCTGCTGATAGCCCAATTATAAGTCGTAAAGATGTGGGAATTAATGGAGTTGGGCATGGCGACGTTTTTTATGACAAAAATGGAAAAATGAAATACGTATTGCATGCACATTACAGCAATAATGGGGTTTCACCAAGAAAATCGGCAATTATTGATATTGATTTTGAAGGAAATAAAATCAAAGCAAATGCGAAAAGTTTCTACTTATTGCAGGAGTAA
- a CDS encoding 3-hydroxyacyl-ACP dehydratase FabZ family protein produces MNQKIEDLIPHRAPFLFVDEIISYTTETIIGLKTFTQEDAWLQGSFPDFNFVPGTILIEAMAQCGGAGVKLLGLADGVFGLVSLDNIEFFAGVEFGKLIKFVVKNIRVSEKLIKQSGEAFSDDKLIVKGEWLCVKLQ; encoded by the coding sequence ATGAATCAAAAAATAGAAGATTTAATTCCGCACAGAGCTCCATTTTTATTTGTTGACGAAATTATATCTTACACTACAGAAACAATTATCGGATTGAAAACTTTTACGCAAGAAGACGCTTGGCTTCAGGGAAGTTTTCCTGATTTTAATTTCGTGCCTGGAACAATTTTAATAGAAGCAATGGCGCAATGCGGCGGAGCAGGAGTAAAGCTGTTGGGACTTGCCGATGGTGTTTTCGGTTTGGTAAGTTTAGATAATATTGAATTTTTTGCGGGTGTCGAATTTGGAAAACTAATAAAATTTGTAGTAAAAAATATCCGCGTAAGCGAAAAATTAATCAAACAATCTGGAGAAGCTTTTTCTGATGATAAATTGATTGTAAAAGGCGAATGGTTGTGTGTTAAACTTCAATAA
- a CDS encoding MgtC/SapB family protein — MSTTEFLTRLVVAAIAGLIIGFERQWHHKETGLKTNTLVAIGAAAFVLLSIKVGETEPNIDVTRITAQVVMGVGFLGAGVIFREGDNVHGLNSAATIWCSAAIGSIAASGYFIEAMICTFLVIGINTAIEPIENWLKNRKG; from the coding sequence TTGAGTACAACAGAATTCTTAACGCGTCTTGTAGTTGCTGCAATTGCCGGACTAATAATTGGCTTTGAAAGACAATGGCATCATAAAGAAACGGGACTAAAAACCAATACGCTCGTTGCAATCGGCGCAGCGGCTTTTGTTTTGCTTTCTATAAAAGTAGGAGAAACTGAGCCGAATATAGACGTTACACGTATTACCGCTCAAGTCGTTATGGGAGTTGGATTTCTAGGCGCGGGCGTTATTTTTAGAGAAGGAGATAATGTACACGGATTAAATTCTGCTGCTACAATTTGGTGCAGCGCAGCGATTGGAAGTATCGCTGCTTCTGGCTATTTTATTGAAGCCATGATTTGCACATTTTTAGTTATTGGAATAAATACAGCTATTGAACCTATAGAAAATTGGTTAAAGAACAGAAAAGGCTAG